One stretch of Miscanthus floridulus cultivar M001 chromosome 18, ASM1932011v1, whole genome shotgun sequence DNA includes these proteins:
- the LOC136524116 gene encoding uncharacterized protein, with protein MAALAAKGMNAAAEGPAKGLDKPAEGMSTALALARSLLLTAPLSAVECNLPVLEVIVLVDKHECVSSMRQITTTSSCKWVASKAVSIFRANPNIGAKELQKKLETDHKYQIAYDTVWRGKQRALKEVYGKWEESFELLFRWKAKVMKRCPGSVVEIEVLEVDGCRPHLSIDATTLNGRWNGHLAVAVAVDGHNWMYPLVYGFIASENTDNWTWFMEQLKKAIGDPPLLAVCSDACKGLENTVKNVFPNAELRECFYHLVRNFKKRFRGFGQIYPVARAYREDIFYDNIAKMVSESAQAVKWL; from the exons ATGGCCGCGCTGGCAGCAAAAGGCATGAACGCGGCAGCAGAAGGTCCAGCAAAAGGTCTGGACAAGCCAGCAGAAGGCATGTCCACTGCTCTAGCCCTAGCAAGATCGCTGCTTCTAACTGCTCCTCTTTCGGCAGTAGAATGCAACCTTCCTGTTCTTGAA GTAATCGTCTTAGTCGATAAGCACGAGTGTGTGTCCAGCATGAGGCAGATAACTACAACTTCAAGTTGCAAGTGGGTAGCTAGCAAGGCTGTGAGTATCTTTAGAGCCAATCCAAATATTGGTGCTAAGGAATTGCAAAAGAAGTTAGAGACAGATCACAAATATCAAATTGCATATGACACTGTATGGCGGGGTAAACAAAGAGCTCTTAAAGAGGTTTATGGCAAATGGGAAGAGAGTTTTGAGCTGTTATTTAGGTGGAAGGCCAAGGTAATGAAGCGGTGCCCAGGGAGTGTCGTTGAGATTGAGGTACTTGAGGTGGATG GTTGTAGGCCTCATTTGAGCATAGATGCTACAACACTTAATGGAAGGTGGAATGGTCACTTGGCCGTAGCTGTAGCAGTTGATGGTCACAATTGGATGTATCCACTCGTTTATGGCTTCATAGCTTCTGAAAACACAGACAACTGGACTTGGTTCATGGAACAATTAAAGAAGGCAATAGGTGATCCTCCACTACTTGCTGTTTGTTCTGATGCTTGCAAGGGCTTAGAGAATACAGTGAAGAATGTATTCCCAAATGCAGAGCTAAGAGAATGCTTTTATCATCTTGTCAGAAATTTCAAGAAGAGATTTAGAGGGTTTGGCCAGATATATCCTGTGGCAAGGGCTTACAGAGAGGACATATTCTATGACAATATAGCAAAAATGGTAAGTGAATCAGCACAAGCAGTGAAATGGTTATAG